The nucleotide sequence TGACCGGCGGCTCCTTGAGCTCGCTGACATCCAGTAGCACCAGCAACGTCGCCGGCGTGCTCGAGTTCTGCATCAAGAACAACTATCTCGGCGGCGGCGCATCGTCGGTCAAGGACGGGCTGATGAGCAAGCTCGGCGGCTCCGCATCGAGCGATGGCGGGTACACCGATGGCTCCAAAGGCATCCTCGACAGCGGCGGTGGCAACAAGGTCGATTTGAGCGGCGGCGGCCTCAAAGAGCAGGTGACGAAGCAAGTGTGCGACAAGATACTCGCTCAGGGAAAGTCATTGCTTTAAGCGCGCTGGCAAGTTTCCCGTCACACCGTTGACATCCGGTTGGCGCGCTAATCGAAACGATTCGCGCGCCGCCATCCGTCGTCGATCCGTAGGGCGCTTATCTCAGAGCAGACGCGACTCGCAATACCACGAACGCCCTCCCGCCCAAGCTCGAAGCATCAGCCATTTCCACCGTGGAAGAGCGAGAGCTTATTCGTCACCGAGTTCACGCCCTTGACGGAGCGCGTCACGTTTTCGGCGACCTGTATCTGGTCTCCGCTCCTGACCGATCCGGAAAGCGTTA is from Caballeronia insecticola and encodes:
- a CDS encoding DUF2501 domain-containing protein; this encodes MTLSKRIRPAFALLTMALLSMPVAHAQLGGLLNQKGDSAGGGLGSLSGLTGGSLSSLTSSSTSNVAGVLEFCIKNNYLGGGASSVKDGLMSKLGGSASSDGGYTDGSKGILDSGGGNKVDLSGGGLKEQVTKQVCDKILAQGKSLL